From the genome of Impatiens glandulifera chromosome 9, dImpGla2.1, whole genome shotgun sequence, one region includes:
- the LOC124916277 gene encoding putative WUSCHEL-related homeobox 2: MEDDYGTRVLAWRRRVNSRWRPTREQVSMLENLYMQGMRRPTDEQTQQIINRLKTCSGSDAHIKGSSIFYWFQNHKTKLKKQFRRHLEEQQALSHAHAHAHAFALAHAHANFINSSICNTNANATARATPVTLTLFPLEPSGNLRAENNNNNNAIEPSCSRPIIDLD, translated from the coding sequence ATGGAGGATGATTATGGTACTCGTGTGTTGGCGTGGAGGAGGAGGGTCAACTCGAGGTGGAGGCCGACGAGGGAGCAGGTAAGCATGCTGGAGAATCTGTACATGCAAGGGATGAGGAGGCCAACTGATGAGCAGACTCAGCAAATCATCAACCGTTTGAAGACCTGCAGTGGCAGCGATGCCCATATCAAGGGCAGTAGTATTTTCTATTGGTTCCAAAATCACAAAACCAAGCTTAAGAAGCAGTTCAGGAGACATCTTGAGGAGCAACAAGCCCTTTCCCATGCCCATGCCCATGCTCATGCCTTTGCTCTTGCCCATGCCCATGCTAATTTCATCAACTCTTCCATCTGCAACACCAATGCTAATGCTACTGCTCGTGCTACTCCTGTTACTCTGACCTTGTTCCCTCTCGAACCAAGTGGCAATTTGCGAGCCgagaacaacaacaacaacaacgcGATCGAGCCATCCTGCTCTCGTCCAATCATAGACCTTGATTGA
- the LOC124914090 gene encoding U-box domain-containing protein 13-like, which translates to MEEEKRTLARNLIEIVDDISSIPDFRCSVKRQYYNLARKLKLLTPMFEEIRDSKEPLQKESFVTLSSLKESLEFAREVLRLGSEGSRIYLALKREEIMNRFQELTSNLEEALGGINYVRLDISDEVEEQVELVLTQLRRGKGRIDAPDVELEEDLLALYNKINDLSTDPTLIRRVTEKLQLMGIDDLTQESIALHEMVSASDGDPGETMEKMSMLLKKIKDFVQSENSDLDASTRIKSNPASCSGQAVLSRSITSLIPNDFRCPISLELMRDPVIVSTGQTYERSCIEKWLEQGHATCPKTQQTLANTVLTPNFVLRSLVEQWCEVNGMEPPKRPASSASSNPVQTEMETLLRMLKSNSPDEQRSAAGEIRLLAKRNADNRVAIAEAGAIPLLVDLLLTSDSRTQEHAVTALLNLSICEENKGSIISSGAVPGIVHVLRKGSMESRENAAATLFSLSGMEENKVMIGASGAIPPLVILLGEGTQRGKKDAAMALFNLCVFQGNKGKAVRAGAVPTLMRLLKEPQGEMVDEALTILAILSSHPEGRAFMGAARALPVLVGVIKCGSPRNKENAVAVLIHLCSGDQQHMIEVQELGLMRPLLDLTQNGTDRGKRKAIQLMVRINRFIEQQGEGQATEAETVNQQQVYGPTLDNAAIERLVI; encoded by the exons ATGGAAGAGGAGAAAAGAACTTTGGCACGGAATTTGATCGAAATCGTCGATGATATATCTTCGATACCTGACTTTAGATGTTCGGTGAAGAGACAATACTACAACTTAGCGAGAAAGTTGAAACTGCTGACGCCGATGTTCGAGGAGATACGAGACAGTAAGGAGCCATTGCAGAAGGAATCCTTCGTAACCTTGAGTTCCTTGAAGGAATCACTTGAATTTGCTAGAGAAGTGCTCAGATTAGGAAGTGAAGGAAGCAGAATTTATCTG GCTCTAAAGAGGGAAGAAATTATGAATAGATTCCAAGAATTAACATCAAATCTGGAAGAAGCTCTCGGTGGAATCAACTATGTAAGACTTGATATATCAGATGAAGTAGAGGAACAG GTTGAGCTTGTCCTTACTCAACTCAGAAGAGGCAAAGGGAGAATTGATGCACCTGATGTTGAGCTGGAGGAGGATCTTTTAGCCCTTTACAATAAGATCAATGACTTATCTACAGACCCAACGCTCATAAGGAGGGTAACTGAGAAGTTACAACTAATGGGAATTGATGACCTTACACAAGAATCAATAGCTTTACATGAGATGGTGTCTGCCAGTGATGGCGATCCAGGAGAGACCATGGAAAAGATGTCCATGCTACTTAAGAAGATTAAGGATTTTGTGCAGAGTGAGAATTCCGACTTGGATGCATCTACAAGGATTAAGTCCAACCCAGCTAGCTGCAGTGGTCAAGCTGTGCTGAGCAGGAGCATTACATCTCTAATACCTAATGATTTCCGCTGTCCCATATCTCTGGAGTTGATGAGAGATCCTGTCATTGTCTCCACTGGACAG ACATATGAGCGATCATGCATTGAGAAATGGCTGGAACAGGGGCATGCTACCTGCCCTAAAACTCAGCAAACACTTGCGAATACGGTCCTCACTCCTAATTTCGTGTTACGTAGCCTTGTAGAGCAGTGGTGCGAGGTAAACGGTATGGAACCTCCGAAGAGACCAGCCTCGTCAGCAAGTTCCAATCCTGTGCAGACCGAGATGGAAACTCTCTTGCGCATGCTTAAATCGAACAGCCCAGACGAGCAACGATCTGCAGCAGGAGAAATCCGACTTCTTGCAAAACGTAACGCAGATAACCGCGTGGCCATTGCCGAAGCCGGTGCCATACCGTTGCTGGTAGACCTTCTTCTAACCTCCGATTCCCGCACCCAAGAACACGCTGTAACTGCCCTTCTTAATCTATCCATATGCGAGGAAAACAAGGGGAGCATCATATCGTCTGGAGCGGTTCCAGGAATCGTACACGTGCTGAGGAAGGGGAGCATGGAATCCCGAGAAAACGCAGCAGCCACGTTATTTAGCCTATCAGGCATGGAGGAAAATAAGGTTATGATAGGAGCTTCGGGTGCGATCCCGCCGCTGGTGATCCTTCTGGGTGAAGGGACGCAACGGGGAAAGAAGGATGCGGCGATGGCTCTCTTCAACTTGTGTGTATTTCAAGGGAACAAGGGGAAAGCAGTTAGAGCGGGTGCGGTTCCGACTCTGATGCGTCTGCTCAAGGAACCCCAAGGGGAGATGGTGGACGAAGCGCTTACTATTTTAGCTATATTGTCGAGTCATCCCGAGGGAAGGGCCTTTATGGGAGCCGCCAGAGCGTTGCCTGTTCTGGTAGGGGTAATTAAATGCGGTTCTCCAAGGAATAAGGAGAATGCTGTTGCTGTCTTGATTCACTTGTGTAGTGGAGATCAACAACATATGATTGAGGTGCAGGAACTTGGGCTGATGAGACCTTTACTAGATCTGACCCAAAATGGTACTGACCGTGGCAAACGAAAAGCCATCCAGTTGATGGTGCGGATTAACAGGTTCATCGAGCAACAAGGTGAGGGTCAGGCTACCGAGGCTGAAACGGTGAATCAGCAGCAGGTATATGGTCCGACCTTGGATAATGCCGCCATTGAAAGACTAGTGATTTAG
- the LOC124915491 gene encoding protein SOSEKI 5-like isoform X1 codes for MAMITSSRVKTQDTRWKERAQTSPERTKVWSEPLKTPDHGKKVPVVYYLSRNGQLEHPHFIEVLLLSSSPGLYLRDVISRLDVVRGNGMANFYSWSSKRRYKNGFVWHDLSENDFIYPAHGQEYVLKGSEIVDSPLINRSDETAMSYSSRRPVVEISPENGDDSEFPAMTRRRNQSWCATDFHEYQVCKSVPTTGDSTGGRIAADASTQTEEKRRRRRAVSTTVMEEEEEEEKTDNMVVVDESTELNSEEISPPPSDSSPETLETLMNNNSRLIFPGRTTTVVQSLQQSTVSSSQTIGRLRAPSVLMQLISCGSVSFSDGKGLAVAQGRRSNQVEKGTGEDGALEEKESYSGRLVKETKEEQLSIFKRWSFNATAAAAVDVDDDGQQGNSNLQEMEKREEGANCMQRRKSKSSLNHKSK; via the exons ATGGCGATGATCACCTCTTCCAGAGTCAAAACGCAGGACACGAGATGGAAAGAACGAGCTCAAACCAGTCCAGAACGCACCAAAGTTTGGTCCGAACCACTCAAAACCCCTGACCATGGGAAGAAAGTTCCCGTCGTTTACTACCTTTCCCGTAACGGACAGCTCGAGCACCCTCACTTCATTGAGGTCCTATTACTCTCTTCTTCCCCTGGTCTCTATCTCAGAg ATGTCATCAGTCGCTTGGATGTTGTCAGGGGAAATGGAATGGCCAATTTCTATTCATGGTCTTCCAAACG GCGTTACAAGAATGGATTTGTATGGCACGATCTATCAGAGAATGATTTCATCTACCCTGCCCACGGACAAGAATATGTCTTGAAAGGATCGGAGATCGTAGACAGCCCATTGATCAACAGATCCGATGAGACTGCAATGTCTTATAGTTCCAGAAGGCCTGTGGTGGAGATCAGTCCAGAAAATGGAGACGATTCCGAGTTTCCGGCGATGACTCGCCGTAGGAACCAGTCCTGGTGCGCCACTGATTTTCACGAGTACCAAGTCTGCAAATCGGTCCCGACTACCGGGGATTCCACCGGAGGGAGAATCGCAGCGGACGCGTCGACTCAGACGGAAGAGAAGAGGCGCCGGCGTCGAGCAGTATCGACGACTGttatggaggaggaggaggaggaagagaaaACTGATAATATGGTTGTTGTGGATGAGAGTACAGAGCTGAATAGTGAAGAGATCTCTCCTCCGCCGTCCGATTCCAGCCCTGAAACATTGGAAACTCTGATGAACAACAATAGCCGTCTGATATTCCCGGGTCGCACCACCACCGTAGTGCAGAGCCTCCAACAATCGACGGTATCCAGTAGTCAGACCATCGGACGGCTGCGAGCTCCGTCGGTTCTCATGCAGCTGATATCTTGTGGGTCAGTGTCGTTTAGCGATGGAAAAGGTTTGGCTGTGGCTCAGGGGAGGAGGAGTAATCAGGTGGAAAAGGGTACAGGGGAAGATGGTGCACTAGAGGAAAAGGAATCCTACAGTGGCAGGCTAGTGAAAGAGACAAAGGAAGAACAGTTGTCAATTTTCAAAAGATGGTCTTTTAATGCTACTGCAGCAGCTGctgttgatgttgatgatgatggg CAGCAGGGTAATTCAAACTTGCAAGAGATGGAGAAAAGAGAAGAGGGAGCAAACTGCATGCAAAGGAGAAAGTCAAAGTCATCCCTAAACCATAAATCTAagtaa
- the LOC124914661 gene encoding osmotin-like protein, with protein MASTSSIFSFFLLFASLNLAYCTSDLILTIVNNCPYPIWPAIQPNHGHPVLQNGGFHLDKLSHRSFPAPQTQWSGRIWARTNCISSYANHLTCATGECGGRLECAGAGGATPATLAQINIHHGNADFSSYGVSLVDGFNIPMTVTPHEGKGKCPVVGCKENLLATCPDPLKLHSKSGGVVGCKSGCEAFNTDKLCCRNSFSSQQNCQPSNYSDFFKKACPATFTYAHDSPSLSHECSSPRELKVIFCH; from the coding sequence ATGGCTTCCACTTCTTCtatcttctccttcttcctcctttttGCTTCTCTCAACCTGGCCTACTGTACTTCCGACCTAATACTGACCATCGTGAATAACTGTCCATACCCCATTTGGCCGGCGATTCAGCCCAACCACGGCCACCCAGTTCTCCAAAACGGCGGTTTCCACCTCGACAAACTCTCCCACCGTTCCTTCCCCGCCCCTCAAACCCAGTGGTCCGGCAGGATCTGGGCCAGAACCAACTGCATATCCTCCTATGCCAACCACTTAACCTGCGCCACCGGCGAATGCGGTGGCCGCCTCGAGTGCGCCGGTGCCGGAGGAGCCACACCGGCCACACTCGCCCAAATCAACATCCATCACGGTAACGCTGATTTCTCGTCGTACGGGGTAAGCCTAGTTGACGGATTCAACATTCCTATGACTGTGACTCCTCATGAGGGTAAAGGTAAGTGCCCTGTAGTGGGCTGCAAAGAGAATCTTCTTGCCACGTGTCCGGATCCGTTGAAGCTGCATTCGAAATCGGGAGGTGTGGTGGGTTGTAAGAGTGGGTGCGAGGCGTTCAACACTGATAAGCTTTGCTGCAGGAACTCTTTCAGTAGCCAGCAAAACTGCCAGCCGTCCAACTACTCGGATTTCTTCAAGAAGGCGTGTCCGGCCACGTTTACCTACGCCCATGATTCGCCATCTCTGAGTCATGAGTGCTCGTCACCAAGGGAACTCAAGGTCATCTTCtgtcattaa
- the LOC124915125 gene encoding uncharacterized protein LOC124915125, with translation MGEDLLTGLSMENYHPSTFLSMDSIATSHEEADRDMNRQVVLSLPPDINLPLSAERSPPPPSYHDTFDILDVGLGHQINDPDTLMIMPKNGRKCAKRTDSVWGAWFFFNFYFKPVLKDKSKCNVIRDCKGVSSFDKSDLQLEVFLVQHDMENIYMWVFKERPDNALGKMQLRSYMNGHSRQGDRPFPFSVDKGFVRSHRMQRKHYRGLSNPQCLHGIELVPLPKNIMGIDEEDKKKWIELTGRDLNFSIPPLEAKEYSSWRTLPSTDFELERPLPKKIVHGPGFSLSSGQPSNHTTMDLSHVCHKRKKDLFANGNEEDCCNFPLNQYLDPVEQPQPWMNEFSGVIRNGCGPVTGAKTLYEDEEGYLIIISLPFADPKKVKVHWWNNPIHGIVKISCVSMACLPFVVRKDRTFKLSDRSPEHCPPGEFKREISLPTRIPDDAKLEAYFDKSGTVLEIIVPKHRVGPEEHEVPVCLHPPNDFILS, from the coding sequence ATGGGGGAAGATTTACTTACAGGCTTATCGATGGAGAATTATCACCCCTCGACGTTTTTGTCCATGGATTCGATTGCTACCTCCCATGAAGAGGCTGATCGAGACATGAATAGGCAGGTTGTTCTGTCTCTGCCTCCTGATATTAATCTGCCTCTATCAGCCGAGCGTAGCCCTCCTCCACCATCATACCATGACACTTTCGATATTCTAGATGTTGGACTAGGGCATCAAATCAACGATCCTGATACCCTAATGATCATGCCCAAGAATGGTAGGAAATGCGCCAAGAGAACTGATAGTGTTTGGGGTGCTTGGTTTTTCTTTAACTTTTATTTCAAACCAGTCCTGAAAGATAAATCCAAGTGCAACGTAATCAGAGACTGTAAAGGAGTCTCCAGTTTTGATAAGTCGGATCTTCAGCTTGAAGTGTTTCTGGTTCAGCATGATATGGAGAATATATACATGTGGGTGTTTAAGGAGAGGCCAGATAATGCATTGGGGAAGATGCAGTTAAGGAGTTACATGAATGGCCATTCTCGCCAGGGCGATCGTCCTTTTCCCTTTAGTGTGGATAAGGGTTTTGTTCGATCTCACAGGATGCAGAGGAAACATTACAGAGGTCTGTCGAATCCTCAGTGCCTCCATGGGATTGAGCTTGTTCCTTTACCAAAAAACATTATGGGGATTGATGAAGAAGACAAGAAAAAATGGATTGAACTGACAGGTAGAGATTTGAATTTCTCTATACCCCCACTAGAAGCAAAAGAATACAGTTCGTGGAGAACCCTCCCCAGTACGGATTTTGAGCTCGAAAGGCCACTTCCAAAGAAAATAGTTCACGGTCCTGGTTTTAGTTTATCAAGTGGCCAACCGTCAAACCACACTACGATGGATCTCTCGCATGTTTGTCATAAGAGGAAGAAAGATCTCTTTGCGAATGGGAATGAAGAGGATTGTTGTAATTTTCCTTTAAACCAGTATCTAGATCCGGTTGAACAACCTCAGCCTTGGATGAACGAATTTAGTGGAGTGATAAGGAATGGGTGTGGGCCGGTTACAGGTGCAAAGACGTTGTACGAAGATGAAGAAGGGTATCTAATAATTATCTCTTTACCCTTTGCAGATCCTAAAAAGGTTAAGGTTCATTGGTGGAACAATCCGATTCATGGGATTGTGAAGATCTCATGTGTTAGTATGGCATGCTTGCCCTTTGTGGTGAGAAAGGATAGAACGTTTAAACTGAGTGACAGGTCACCAGAGCACTGTCCTCCTGGAGAATTCAAACGGGAAATTTCACTTCCGACGAGAATTCCTGATGATGCGAAACTGGAAGCCTACTTTGACAAAAGCGGAACAGTGCTTGAGATAATTGTGCCCAAACATCGCGTTGGACCAGAGGAGCATGAAGTTCCTGTTTGCCTCCACCCGCCAAACGATTTTATCTTgtcttag
- the LOC124915219 gene encoding histone H2B: MAPRAEKKPAAEKPVEEKKAVAEKSPAEKKPKAGKKLPKDAVGAASGDKKKKRVKKSIETYKIYIFKVLKQVHPDVGISSKAMGIMNSFINDIFEKLAQESSKLARYNKKPTITSREIQTAVRLVLPGELAKHAVSEGTKAVTKFTSA; the protein is encoded by the coding sequence ATGGCACCCAGAGCCGAGAAAAAGCCTGCCGCAGAGAAGCCAGTAGAAGAGAAGAAGGCTGTTGCGGAGAAATCACCGGCGGAGAAGAAGCCAAAGGCCGGAAAGAAACTGCCAAAAGATGCCGTCGGCGCGGCTTCCGGtgacaagaagaagaagagggtAAAGAAGAGTATTGAGACATACAAGATCTACATCTTCAAGGTTTTGAAGCAAGTTCATCCAGACGTGGGGATCTCTAGCAAGGCTATGGGAATCATGAACAGTTTTATTAATGACATATTTGAAAAGCTTGCTCAAGAATCTTCCAAACTTGCTAGGTATAACAAGAAGCCTACAATTACTTCTCGCGAGATTCAGACCGCTGTCAGACTTGTTCTTCCTGGTGAATTGGCTAAGCATGCCGTGTCTGAGGGAACCAAGGCTGTTACCAAATTTACCAGTGCTTAG
- the LOC124915491 gene encoding protein SOSEKI 5-like isoform X2: protein MAMITSSRVKTQDTRWKERAQTSPERTKVWSEPLKTPDHGKKVPVVYYLSRNGQLEHPHFIEVLLLSSSPGLYLRDVISRLDVVRGNGMANFYSWSSKRRYKNGFVWHDLSENDFIYPAHGQEYVLKGSEIVDSPLINRSDETAMSYSSRRPVVEISPENGDDSEFPAMTRRRNQSWCATDFHEYQVCKSVPTTGDSTGGRIAADASTQTEEKRRRRRAVSTTVMEEEEEEEKTDNMVVVDESTELNSEEISPPPSDSSPETLETLMNNNSRLIFPGRTTTVVQSLQQSTVSSSQTIGRLRAPSVLMQLISCGSVSFSDGKGLAVAQGRRSNQVEKGTGEDGALEEKESYSGRLVKETKEEQLSIFKRWSFNATAAAAVDVDDDGQGNSNLQEMEKREEGANCMQRRKSKSSLNHKSK, encoded by the exons ATGGCGATGATCACCTCTTCCAGAGTCAAAACGCAGGACACGAGATGGAAAGAACGAGCTCAAACCAGTCCAGAACGCACCAAAGTTTGGTCCGAACCACTCAAAACCCCTGACCATGGGAAGAAAGTTCCCGTCGTTTACTACCTTTCCCGTAACGGACAGCTCGAGCACCCTCACTTCATTGAGGTCCTATTACTCTCTTCTTCCCCTGGTCTCTATCTCAGAg ATGTCATCAGTCGCTTGGATGTTGTCAGGGGAAATGGAATGGCCAATTTCTATTCATGGTCTTCCAAACG GCGTTACAAGAATGGATTTGTATGGCACGATCTATCAGAGAATGATTTCATCTACCCTGCCCACGGACAAGAATATGTCTTGAAAGGATCGGAGATCGTAGACAGCCCATTGATCAACAGATCCGATGAGACTGCAATGTCTTATAGTTCCAGAAGGCCTGTGGTGGAGATCAGTCCAGAAAATGGAGACGATTCCGAGTTTCCGGCGATGACTCGCCGTAGGAACCAGTCCTGGTGCGCCACTGATTTTCACGAGTACCAAGTCTGCAAATCGGTCCCGACTACCGGGGATTCCACCGGAGGGAGAATCGCAGCGGACGCGTCGACTCAGACGGAAGAGAAGAGGCGCCGGCGTCGAGCAGTATCGACGACTGttatggaggaggaggaggaggaagagaaaACTGATAATATGGTTGTTGTGGATGAGAGTACAGAGCTGAATAGTGAAGAGATCTCTCCTCCGCCGTCCGATTCCAGCCCTGAAACATTGGAAACTCTGATGAACAACAATAGCCGTCTGATATTCCCGGGTCGCACCACCACCGTAGTGCAGAGCCTCCAACAATCGACGGTATCCAGTAGTCAGACCATCGGACGGCTGCGAGCTCCGTCGGTTCTCATGCAGCTGATATCTTGTGGGTCAGTGTCGTTTAGCGATGGAAAAGGTTTGGCTGTGGCTCAGGGGAGGAGGAGTAATCAGGTGGAAAAGGGTACAGGGGAAGATGGTGCACTAGAGGAAAAGGAATCCTACAGTGGCAGGCTAGTGAAAGAGACAAAGGAAGAACAGTTGTCAATTTTCAAAAGATGGTCTTTTAATGCTACTGCAGCAGCTGctgttgatgttgatgatgatggg CAGGGTAATTCAAACTTGCAAGAGATGGAGAAAAGAGAAGAGGGAGCAAACTGCATGCAAAGGAGAAAGTCAAAGTCATCCCTAAACCATAAATCTAagtaa
- the LOC124915427 gene encoding CBL-interacting serine/threonine-protein kinase 11-like, which yields MWHHKNTLFGKYEIGKLLGCGAFAKVYHARSIATGQSVAVKVINKSKITNTSNIKREISIMRRLHHPHIVKLYEVLATKSKIYVVIEFVKGGELFTRVAKGRFDEETGRKYFQQLISAVGFCHSRGIYHRDLKPENILIDENGYLKVSDFGLSAATDQIRQDGMLHTICGTPSYVAPDILVKKGYDGAKVDIWSCGIILYVLTAGYLPFNDPNLMEMYRKIYKGEYQCPKWMSSDLKRFLSRLLDTNPATRITVDQIFQDPWFRKDYKEVSFPASDDQFTLKPDEEDRTGFSLNAFNIISFSSGLDLSCLFDDSSSSENDGERFVSTEAPEKIVEKVEEVLKGETGLILKTNKNWGLEIEGEKVKFRMELEVYRLIDNLAVVEVRRRMGHVKLFNELWGEKIKPNLVSAAGQNDPPPARSL from the coding sequence ATGTGGCATCACAAAAATACATTGTTCGGCAAATACGAGATCGGAAAGCTCCTCGGTTGCGGCGCCTTTGCCAAAGTCTACCACGCAAGATCCATCGCCACCGGCCAGAGCGTGGCAGTAAAGGTCATCAATAAGAGCAAAATCACAAACACTTCCAACATCAAGAGGGAGATCTCAATCATGCGCCGTCTCCACCATCCTCACATCGTCAAGCTCTACGAAGTCCTCGCCACCAAATCGAAGATCTACGTTGTAATCGAGTTCGTCAAAGGCGGCGAGCTCTTCACCAGAGTCGCCAAGGGAAGATTCGACGAGGAAACAGGACGGAAATATTTCCAACAGCTGATTTCAGCTGTCGGATTCTGCCATTCACGGGGGATTTACCACCGAGATCTTAAACCAGAGAATATATTGATCGACGAAAATGGGTATCTGAAAGTATCTGATTTCGGCCTCAGCGCCGCTACAGATCAGATCCGACAGGACGGTATGTTGCACACCATTTGCGGCACGCCGTCCTACGTTGCACCCGATATTCTCGTGAAGAAAGGATACGACGGGGCGAAAGTGGATATTTGGTCATGCGGCATCATCCTCTACGTTCTGACGGCTGGATATCTTCCTTTCAATGATCCCAACTTAATGGAAATGTATAGGAAGATTTACAAAGGGGAATACCAATGCCCGAAATGGATGTCCTCTGATCTTAAACGTTTCCTGTCTCGTCTTCTCGACACCAACCCTGCTACAAGGATCACCGTTGATCAGATCTTCCAGGATCCCTGGTTCAGGAAGGATTACAAGGAGGTTTCCTTTCCGGCGAGCGATGACCAATTCACCCTCAAGCCGGACGAGGAAGACAGGACCGGGTTTTCACTCAACGCGTTCAACATCATATCGTTCTCCTCCGGCTTGGACCTGTCCTGTCTATTCGACGACTCCAGCAGCTCGGAAAACGACGGGGAACGATTCGTGTCGACGGAAGCACCGGAGAAAATCGTGGAGAAAGTGGAGGAGGTTTTAAAGGGTGAAACGGGGCTGATTTTGAAGACGAATAAGAACTGGGGTTTGGAAATCGAAGGTGAAAAGGTAAAGTTCAGAATGGAATTGGAAGTTTATCGGCTGATCGATAATTTAGCAGTGGTGGAGGTACGCCGGAGAATGGGTCATGTAAAACTGTTTAATGAGCTCTGGGGAGAGAAAATAAAACCCAACTTAGTTTCCGCCGCCGGCCAAAACGATCCCCCTCCGGCGAGAAGTTTGTAA
- the LOC124916278 gene encoding transcription repressor OFP4-like: protein MGNYKFKLSDMMPNAWFYKLRDMSKPKKTHPVRKSLPSYPQRPSLSNPRHASFYHESQPDQLTTIDKFCTPPKFINTHFPKSSSKRKSIYNPSPKLSLTHCNCRLNSPRPPEPSFSSPDDPQFYGSHSCRITASSTDIIIDVNNGKSFSRKIDKFQYHDQPHSIPELTPILTKPIKPEVIISSELQQGIRDDQTRKKNKTKKKKRISSRSTMGIKLRTNSPRISSKKINHILDEGGRRTSVSSGKKQNLCKSFAIVKSSFDPQTDFKDSMVEMIIENNIRASKDLEELLSLYLSLNSDEYHDLIVKAFEQIWFDMSHLRL, encoded by the coding sequence ATGGGCAATTACAAGTTTAAATTATCAGATATGATGCCGAATGCCTGGTTCTACAAACTAAGAGACATGAGCAAGCCCAAGAAGACTCATCCAGTCAGAAAAAGCCTCCCTTCTTACCCTCAAAGGCCAAGTCTTTCTAACCCAAGACATGCATCATTCTATCATGAATCTCAACCCGATCAACTAACCACCATTGACAAATTCTGCACTCCCCCCAAATTCATCAACACCCATTTCCCGAAATCATCATCCAAGAGGAAATCCATTTACAACCCATCTCCCAAGCTCTCATTAACTCACTGTAACTGCCGGCTCAACTCACCCCGCCCGCCGGAACCCTCTTTCTCCTCCCCAGACGACCCACAATTCTATGGCTCACACAGTTGCAGAATTACAGCTTCCTCCACCGACATAATCATCGACGTGAATAATGGGAAATCATTTTCCAGGAAAATTGATAAGTTCCAATATCATGATCAACCCCATTCCATTCCAGAGCTCACTCCTATCCTGACTAAACCCATCAAGCCCGAGGTAATAATTTCCAGCGAATTACAACAGGGGATCAGAGATGACCAGACAAGGAAGAAGAAtaaaacaaagaagaagaagcggATCTCCAGTCGTTCCACGATGGGAATTAAACTGAGGACTAATTCTCCAAGAATCTCGAGCAAGAAAATCAATCATATATTGGACGAGGGAGGTAGAAGGACCAGTGTTTCTTCTGGCAAGAAGCAAAACTTGTGCAAGAGTTTTGCCATTGTTAAGTCATCTTTTGACCCACAGACAGACTTTAAGGATTCGATGGTGGAGATGATCATAGAGAACAACATAAGGGCATCCAAGGATTTGGAAGAGCTATTGTCTCTCTATTTATCTCTTAATTCAGATGAATATCATGACCTCATTGTCAAGGCCTTTGAGCAAATCTGGTTTGACATGTCTCATCTTCGCTTGTAG